In the genome of Myxococcus stipitatus, one region contains:
- a CDS encoding sensor histidine kinase, which produces MKWRIASVAFLLGSLCTGLSWLSLQPVLIRLLELGRRVAAPGSPDAEVLAQVRGFLPLALGLDLVALTLLAYAVLYLTVGRPLRSAENMVEQLGRLELDPHLSPTPGGPLLSRMQRALQRLAEALREEQALTRSQVESLRDANTRLARAQTELVTSERLATVGRLAAGVAHEIGNPLAGILGYLSLARMKAPSPELKDYVDRIDHEVQRIDRIVRGLLDLGRPETASPGPVDVGAVVETCVRLVRAAPELTGVTVDLALEPGVVARAEAGPLSQVLINLLLNAAQAMGGQGRVKVLARLEGAEALVVVRDQGPGIAPEVMPRLFEPFFTTKGRQGTGLGLAVSLRLVQVMGGRLGAENLPEGGACFTMSLPAVGADAGGVTARP; this is translated from the coding sequence GTGAAGTGGCGCATCGCCAGTGTGGCGTTCCTGCTGGGCTCGCTCTGCACGGGACTCTCCTGGCTGTCGCTTCAGCCCGTCCTCATCCGATTGCTGGAGCTGGGGCGCCGTGTGGCCGCCCCTGGCTCTCCCGATGCGGAGGTGCTGGCGCAGGTGCGGGGCTTCCTTCCGCTCGCGCTGGGGTTGGATCTGGTCGCGCTCACGCTGCTGGCCTATGCGGTTTTGTACCTGACGGTGGGGCGTCCGCTGCGCTCCGCGGAGAACATGGTGGAGCAGCTGGGCCGGCTGGAGCTGGACCCGCATCTGTCACCCACTCCGGGGGGGCCGTTGCTGTCCCGGATGCAGCGCGCGTTGCAGCGGTTGGCGGAGGCGCTGCGCGAGGAGCAGGCGCTCACCCGTTCCCAGGTCGAGTCCCTGCGCGACGCCAACACCCGACTTGCGAGAGCGCAGACGGAGCTCGTGACTTCGGAGCGGCTCGCGACGGTGGGGCGGCTGGCCGCGGGAGTCGCTCATGAAATCGGCAACCCTCTCGCGGGCATCCTGGGCTACCTGTCGCTCGCGCGGATGAAGGCGCCATCGCCTGAGCTGAAGGACTACGTGGATCGCATCGACCACGAAGTGCAGCGCATCGACCGCATCGTCCGAGGGCTGCTGGACCTGGGGCGTCCGGAGACTGCGTCTCCAGGCCCGGTGGATGTGGGCGCGGTGGTGGAGACCTGCGTACGGCTGGTGCGGGCCGCTCCAGAGCTCACGGGCGTGACGGTGGACCTGGCCCTCGAACCCGGTGTGGTGGCGCGAGCGGAGGCGGGGCCGCTGTCTCAGGTCCTCATCAATCTGCTGCTCAACGCCGCGCAGGCGATGGGCGGGCAGGGGCGCGTGAAGGTCCTTGCGCGGCTCGAGGGCGCCGAGGCCCTGGTTGTCGTGAGGGACCAGGGGCCGGGGATTGCGCCCGAGGTGATGCCTCGGTTGTTCGAGCCCTTCTTCACCACGAAGGGCCGTCAGGGTACGGGCCTGGGGCTCGCGGTGTCGCTGCGGCTGGTGCAGGTGATGGGGGGGAGGCTGGGCGCGGAGAATCTCCCCGAAGGGGGCGCGTGCTTCACCATGTCCTTGCCCGCCGTGGGGGCGGATGCGGGCGGAGTCACCGCGCGGCCATAA
- a CDS encoding prepilin peptidase, with protein MTDSSLVPTWAGPLFTAFLLVLGLCIGSFLNVVIARVPEGLSIVRPGSRCPKCGHVLSWYENIPVLSWLALRGRCRGCRAPISARYVLVELLTGLLFLVCLKRFGWTYELLPALVLVSLLVPLTFIDLAHWILPFSLTIPGIAAGLVLALPNGADAVVDATLGAVIGFLTFRLMEYVGWKVFRKEALGGGDKFLVALLGAFLSWRALLGILFLSSLQGAVVGLAMLGLTGRAGPSTPPDAPAPEGASSPASESSDAPPVDEAELPEPTMTWEFTRPGLPLWKRIVLVPWCLLFQPIPDAPLDVETGEEEEWVPGPTNIPFGPWLALAGLEVMLLGPWLARVLPMDIAMLLGGAR; from the coding sequence GTGACGGATTCCTCCCTTGTGCCGACCTGGGCCGGGCCTCTCTTCACCGCCTTCCTCCTGGTTCTCGGCCTCTGCATCGGCAGCTTCCTCAACGTCGTCATCGCTCGTGTTCCCGAAGGACTGAGCATCGTCCGACCCGGCTCTCGCTGCCCCAAGTGTGGGCACGTCCTGTCCTGGTACGAGAACATTCCCGTCCTTTCGTGGCTCGCGCTGCGGGGGCGGTGTCGCGGATGCCGCGCGCCCATCTCCGCGCGCTACGTGCTGGTGGAGCTTCTCACCGGGCTGCTCTTCCTCGTGTGCCTGAAGCGGTTCGGCTGGACGTACGAGCTGCTGCCCGCACTGGTGCTCGTGTCACTGTTGGTTCCGCTCACATTCATCGACCTGGCGCACTGGATTCTGCCGTTCTCGCTCACCATCCCCGGCATCGCCGCGGGGTTGGTGCTCGCCTTGCCGAACGGCGCGGACGCGGTGGTGGACGCGACGCTGGGCGCGGTCATCGGCTTCCTCACGTTCCGCTTGATGGAGTACGTGGGGTGGAAGGTGTTCCGGAAGGAGGCCCTGGGCGGAGGCGACAAGTTCCTCGTCGCGTTGCTCGGTGCGTTTCTCTCCTGGCGCGCGCTGCTCGGCATCCTCTTCCTTTCCTCGCTGCAGGGCGCGGTGGTCGGCCTCGCGATGTTGGGGCTCACGGGACGCGCAGGCCCCTCGACGCCGCCGGATGCCCCCGCACCCGAAGGGGCCTCTTCGCCAGCCTCTGAATCAAGCGATGCGCCACCCGTGGACGAGGCGGAGCTTCCCGAGCCCACGATGACCTGGGAGTTCACCCGCCCGGGGCTGCCTCTCTGGAAGCGAATCGTCCTGGTGCCATGGTGCCTGCTGTTCCAGCCCATTCCCGATGCGCCCCTCGATGTAGAGACGGGTGAGGAAGAGGAGTGGGTGCCTGGGCCCACCAACATTCCCTTCGGCCCGTGGCTGGCATTGGCGGGCCTCGAGGTGATGCTGCTGGGGCCCTGGCTGGCGCGGGTGTTGCCCATGGATATCGCGATGCTGCTGGGGGGCGCGCGGTGA
- a CDS encoding prepilin-type N-terminal cleavage/methylation domain-containing protein, translating into MKKKGGFTLIELMIVVAIIGILAAIAIPNFIRFQAKSKQSEAKTNLKAIFTAQKAYFGEKDKYVSDFKVVGFDPEPGNRYTYAIDDGCTLAAEAVSGRGYTNGCIGQDAARFSEVPSGAFALTPGITGDCPNCSFNAAATGNVDNDPEGDTWGITSIATVSTDLASTCGVDSTSVSGGEPGNAYNDVSCP; encoded by the coding sequence ATGAAGAAGAAGGGTGGCTTCACCCTCATCGAGTTGATGATCGTGGTCGCGATCATCGGCATCCTGGCGGCCATCGCCATCCCGAACTTCATTCGCTTCCAGGCCAAGTCCAAGCAGTCGGAGGCGAAGACCAACCTGAAGGCCATCTTCACGGCCCAGAAGGCGTACTTCGGTGAGAAGGACAAGTACGTCAGCGACTTCAAGGTCGTCGGCTTTGATCCGGAGCCGGGCAACCGCTACACCTACGCCATCGACGACGGCTGTACTCTCGCGGCGGAGGCCGTCAGCGGGCGTGGCTACACGAATGGCTGCATCGGCCAGGATGCGGCGCGGTTCAGCGAGGTGCCGTCGGGCGCCTTTGCGCTGACCCCCGGCATCACCGGTGACTGCCCGAACTGCAGCTTCAACGCGGCGGCGACCGGCAACGTCGACAACGACCCCGAGGGCGACACGTGGGGCATCACGTCGATCGCGACCGTTTCCACCGACCTGGCGAGCACCTGCGGCGTCGACTCGACGTCGGTCAGCGGCGGCGAGCCGGGCAACGCCTACAACGATGTGAGCTGCCCGTAA
- a CDS encoding pilus assembly protein PilG, whose protein sequence is MRKLPTVLLAAGLVLVLFNASRPLPPPHLGDRPILPRAGFLKILFKAQLGLVADYFWVMTINRVGTARSVSEYRDIYYYADLTTDLDPRFSKVYTFAGITIPIHLGREQYANIDESSRILRKGVANTPEDKRIHFQLAYNLIFFERRYKEAAAIIEELSKEPGAPEWYSGLATRLYAQAGDFDTSLGLAQMMRDGAEDEETRAYYERRVNEILQEQLLQQLDKAIQSFKSRVGELPGSLEAVVAAGDLKELPADPLGGKLFLGTDGRAYSTSSRFRLELIYEERTEDGERIVPKPMDSKNAP, encoded by the coding sequence ATGCGCAAGCTGCCAACCGTGCTCCTGGCCGCTGGACTGGTCTTGGTGCTGTTCAACGCAAGCCGGCCACTCCCCCCGCCTCACCTGGGTGATCGCCCCATCCTGCCGCGCGCGGGCTTCCTCAAGATTCTGTTCAAGGCACAGCTTGGATTGGTCGCTGACTACTTCTGGGTGATGACCATCAATCGGGTCGGAACCGCCAGGAGTGTGTCGGAGTACCGCGACATCTACTACTACGCGGACCTCACCACGGACCTCGACCCGCGCTTCTCCAAGGTCTACACCTTCGCGGGAATCACCATCCCCATCCACCTGGGGCGCGAGCAGTACGCGAACATCGACGAGTCCTCGCGAATCCTGCGCAAGGGCGTGGCGAACACCCCCGAGGACAAGCGCATCCACTTCCAGTTGGCCTACAACCTCATCTTCTTCGAGCGGCGCTACAAAGAGGCCGCCGCCATCATCGAAGAACTCTCGAAAGAGCCTGGTGCCCCGGAGTGGTACTCCGGACTGGCGACCCGGCTCTATGCCCAGGCCGGAGACTTCGACACCAGCCTGGGTCTCGCACAGATGATGCGAGATGGCGCAGAGGATGAGGAGACCCGCGCCTACTACGAGCGCCGGGTGAATGAAATCCTCCAGGAGCAGCTGCTCCAGCAGCTCGACAAGGCCATCCAGAGCTTCAAGAGCCGCGTGGGAGAACTTCCAGGCAGTCTTGAGGCCGTGGTCGCCGCCGGAGACCTGAAGGAGCTTCCAGCCGACCCCTTGGGCGGAAAGCTCTTCCTCGGAACGGATGGCCGCGCCTATTCCACATCGTCGCGGTTCCGGCTCGAGCTCATCTACGAGGAGAGGACCGAGGACGGGGAACGCATCGTGCCCAAGCCCATGGACTCGAAGAACGCACCATGA